From the genome of Sinanaerobacter sp. ZZT-01:
TGGCTCCGGTAGATTACAGCCTAATTGATTTGCCGCTTTAGTAAGGAGAGTCTCCCGATATGCTATTTCTTTTGGTTCTAAATCGCTGGCAATCCCACCTACAGGTAAAGGAAGGAATTCCATGACTTCTCCATCTGCAACAACCACCTGTCCGCCTCCGTTTTCGATTAAATGATTGACTGCAATTGACATATCAGAAGCATTTGCTCCCATAACAATAATATTATTATCATCCGGTGCGGCTGAGGAAGCCATTGCACCCTTTTTCAAACTCCATCCGGAACAAAATGCCAAAGATTTATTTCCATTCCTCCCAAATCGTTCTAAAACAGAAACCATAAGGACGTCCTGTTCTACATCAGGCATCACAACAGAATCTTTTACTGCTAAGGTTACATCTCTCCGCTTACGTACGAAAGGTCCTTTTACATCCATTGATAATACCTTTGCCTGTCCTTCTTGAATTGACACCTTATATTCAAAATCTGCCTTTGAAGTGCGTGTACACTTTAATGCACTACTTAATATACTGCTTCTTTCTGGTGCCTTTAAATCATAGTTCAATGAACCATTTTGGGCTACCAGTCTTCCATTTGTAATGACCGCATCCACATGGAATGTCTCAGGGCTGTCAACCAGCAGAATATCCGCAATTTTTCCCGGAGAGATGGAACCAATCAGGTGATCGATGCGATATGCCTCTGCACTATTGATTGTCGCCATTTGAATCGCCGTCATTGGTTCAATTCCCTCAGCAATTGCCAAACGAACCACATGATCCAAATGCCCTTTTTCTAAAACATCCGAAGCGGTCACATCGTCCGTGCAAAAGCTTACACGACGTGCAAACGCAGGATTTACTTCCGTAATTGCTCTAACATTTTCCTTTAAAAAATGAGTCACAGAAGATTCACGAATCAACATGTGCATACCATTTCTCATTTTTTCAACAACTTCTTCATGATCGTAGCTTTCATGATCTAAACGCACACCTGCACAAAGATAGCCATTTAACTCCTTACCTCTTGCCATTGGTGCACAGCCAAAGACAGGGAGGCGGTTTTTAAATGCTTCTTCAATTGCACCAAGTGTATCTTCATCTTCTTCCTGAACATATTCCCTTACAGTTTCCCAAACACCGAAACATTCCGGCCATTTTTGCACTATGGAATGCACTTCTTGATTAAAGTTAAAGGCAACGGTTGACTGTGGAAACGTATAAGGTGTTTTATATGGCGCTCCCCAAAATACCTTAAGAGGACTTGCCTTTATCTCTTCAAAAATTTCCTTTAACCCTTCCAAACCGGACACCGAAATGTATTCGTCCAAGCCGGAAATCATGCTGGTCGTTCCCCTCGGTACCACAGCTTTAGCAAAGCTCGTTATACTGAGTTTACTGCATTCACTGTGAATGTGCCCATCAATCAAACCAGGTGCCAAATATTTACCCTCTGCGTCGATTGTTTTCGTATTCGGCCCGATGTAATCGCTCACATCACCAATTGCAACGATCGTATCTCCATAAATTGCAATATCAGCCGGATAAATTTCGGATGACATTACATTGATCAAATTTCCATGAAGTACGACTGTGTCTGCCGGAATAATTCCTCTTCCCGCACGAATAAGCTGTTTTAAGTTGTTTTTGTTTTTTTGCATGAAAAAACCTCCAATAAATAATTTTAGATACCCCGACCATTGCTGGCGAACCAGGTTTCCCGTCCTGCAGCTTGTATCTTGTCGAATTTTATATTGGATTGGAAAATATTAAATATAATATTTATGGAAATAGAGTACCACATATCCTATGAAAAATATATAATTTTAGCTAATCCTTTCTCATTTATTTTTAATTAAATGGACATTTTGCACTTAAACACGTATCATTCTCTTATTTTAATCAAATAACGTTCGTTTTTTTATCAAGGGTGCTTTGCATGAATCGAGCGTGAATTAAAA
Proteins encoded in this window:
- a CDS encoding adenine deaminase, with product MQKNKNNLKQLIRAGRGIIPADTVVLHGNLINVMSSEIYPADIAIYGDTIVAIGDVSDYIGPNTKTIDAEGKYLAPGLIDGHIHSECSKLSITSFAKAVVPRGTTSMISGLDEYISVSGLEGLKEIFEEIKASPLKVFWGAPYKTPYTFPQSTVAFNFNQEVHSIVQKWPECFGVWETVREYVQEEDEDTLGAIEEAFKNRLPVFGCAPMARGKELNGYLCAGVRLDHESYDHEEVVEKMRNGMHMLIRESSVTHFLKENVRAITEVNPAFARRVSFCTDDVTASDVLEKGHLDHVVRLAIAEGIEPMTAIQMATINSAEAYRIDHLIGSISPGKIADILLVDSPETFHVDAVITNGRLVAQNGSLNYDLKAPERSSILSSALKCTRTSKADFEYKVSIQEGQAKVLSMDVKGPFVRKRRDVTLAVKDSVVMPDVEQDVLMVSVLERFGRNGNKSLAFCSGWSLKKGAMASSAAPDDNNIIVMGANASDMSIAVNHLIENGGGQVVVADGEVMEFLPLPVGGIASDLEPKEIAYRETLLTKAANQLGCNLPEPLMYMFFLPITAIPDYAITDVGPVDCIALTTFDPILELRASR